Below is a window of Megalopta genalis isolate 19385.01 chromosome 7, iyMegGena1_principal, whole genome shotgun sequence DNA.
CGCCGACGTAACAGACGCTACAGACTTGCTACATTAATAATTATCCGACTGCAGATCTTGCCGCGATAGAAAAATTGCGGCtgcgttaattgcaagataattaaccctttgcgaacGAGGATCTTCCAAAGTGCCAGGAAGGTTCTTCTCGGGGAATATTATGTATCGAAGACTTAAACAACGGTAAGAGCTATACGTTCGAATCTTTTGCTAAGCACTTGATCGAATAATGTTGTTTGCAATTTCTGGAATAGGAACTACAGTACTATGTCGTCAATACGTCGACATTCAAAGGGTTAAAGGACGTACATTTACCGAGAAAAGTTAAGAAATATGTTATTTCTTAACTTTTTATAAGAAATAACTTATTATATAATCTTACTATACTTACAATACTATATAATCTTAATTTGATATTCTAGGTCGTAGTAAACCTTCGtaacataacattgattttattttttcataattttctaatttctcatttttatttgattttgtatttttacttttttttttgtatGTTTCCCTCTATCGGTTGTATGCACTAAGTCAAACAATATTGCAACATGAACGATGTGTTACTTACTAGTTTCTCTGAAATATGTGCTTTTAATTTAATACGATGTACAATCGAATTTCATTCAAATGTTAACGATACGTAAAGTTTGTTGACTTCTGCTGGTAAGTGTAATCGCGTCGACGACTTGAAACTCGACGCAGCTTGAATTCATCGAACGTTTTCACTGCCGTGTATTCAACAAACCCATTCTTGCTATCAGCCGCATGGCTTATTTCTAAATATTGCGTATATTTTCGCTTTCGTGGTTTGTGcgttgaaataaatatataactcTCGTTCTTAAATAAACGTATAAAGTTCCTTCTTTTTTCGTGATAATTCCAACGTCAGTCTATAACGCGTACAACAATGAGCACCGTAGAATTAAGAGCGCCCTATAGCAATCGTGTCTCCTTCGCAAAACATTTTTAGTTTCCGCGAACGTTTCTTCGGTGGCTTATAAAACACGACGGGCCCTTTCATCTTAAAGTTGGCTTAAAGGAACTAACCAGATCATACAGTACGGCTTCTAGATCTTTAAAAGATCCGAGGTCTTTGCACCGTTCCCTCTTCAAGCAATAAATTCGATTACAAACGTAAACGTTCCGCTAGCTTTATTGCTGCTCGAGATAAAGATTATGGAAGCCATATCGGCTACAATATTTATTGAAACTTTAATCGCGTTACGGCGACTCGATTCGCGAAGCTACGGGTATACCGCCGACACAGAGTCGCCTATTTTATAGAGTTTCATTTTACAAGCGATATAATTCACTTCGCCGACAGCGATCGGTCTTTTAATTTCTCTTTTGTTTCTTTATCTCCTTCTTCTTACCATTTTAATctaagctatatatatatatagcaagcAATCTGAGATCTTGGAAACTTCATCCCGTCTTTTACGCCGTATTTTCCAACGGTTTGAACCCCACCTGATGGAACAAGTTCTCGCGAGCATGATAAAATAGAACAAAGAAGTCACGTGGAAGAGAGTAACGATACGGCCTGCAGCAAATAGACTCAAGTTCGATCGATCCCAACTATCGGATAGTCCGATGAGTTCGTGCCGCGAATACGCTTATGTCATACGTAATGCGTCGCATAAACCAAAAACCGACGAGCGACCAAAGTAACTACAGGGTGTTTCCACTCGCACCGGAGGGTATGTCAACACCATTTCAAACGGAATCACTTTTTTCGAATTGGTCCGAACGACTTGAATCTCTTTCAGACGTTACACCTTTCTGAAAATAACAGATTTTCAGTAAAAACAGCAAATAATTGTTACACCTTTCAGCGGCTGCAGCTTGAATacgcatctctctctctctctctctctctctctctctcgattcgatttcgatgaaattttcatcgtatacagggtggggcattttaaacaggtcacccgaataactcgcttgtttttgatgataggagaaaatgcattatatgtatgtatatatatataaaataatatatatatatataataatatatatatatatatatatatatatatatatatatataaaaaaacagaattgaccttcgtGTCTCCTCGAtgcctccacctacagaaaaattggtaataccagattatatgagccccccgatacAAAGTAAGTTTGGcttaatgcattttctcctatctccaaaaacaagcgagttattcaggtgacctgtttaacGTCCCAATCAATTGCGATCTAAACAAATTGTCGTATGCTAATCCTCCGAACAAACCAATCGGTCGAACGTCTCTCgacaaaattcaagtcgttcggAACAATCTCGAAGAAGTTCTTCCGTTCGAAACGGGCGTTAACATACGGCGCGAGCATAAGCGGTAACGTCGAGTTCGAAAGCGGCATTCGAGGTGGCCACTTATGGATTACAAATTTGTTGATCTTTCAATAAAAGATACGAAGCTTTTATTGAAACACCGATTTACACCGATTTAATGGAATACGAAGATTACACAGATACGATCAATCTTGAATGTGTTCGCGACGCGATAACAGCCTCGCGCATGGTAATTCACAGTTCGCGATTCGTCCGCGTGCCGATAAGCAATCGGTGTCCGTGGGGCAAATCAGCGGCGCACTTTTCGCCTCGCGGACCGCGATATCGATTAGACGGAGATGGCCTGGGATCTCCTGACCTTGACACGGGAACGTGTTTTTCCTGGCCGGCGAACTCTCGGATCGCCGAAGTTTCTCTCAAGTATTCGGGAGAAAGGTGGGCTCGGTTCGGGACGCCCGCGTTTCGGAGTCCCGTTTTCGTCGCGCGGCGTACATCGTCCGTTATCGCGGCAGCCTTATCCGGCTACTTGATCGCCGGGGGATCGTTTCGCCGTGTCTACGTATACATGTCCAACTGGTTCACGGAGAAATTCCCCAAGGCGTAGGGACTGTGCGAGTTGGTGCGGACCAGAACGAATCCCCTCCTCGTCCTCTCGACCCTGTCGCCGGCGAGGATGGCCGGGTACCTCGGCGGGCACATGCCCAGCAAGTAGGCCACGAAACCGCCGCAGTGCCATCCCCAGAAACCGGGTTTCGAGTTGATCGACTCGGCGAAGTACATGACCGATCTGTGATGGTCGCACTCGAAGGGCCTGCCGATCTCCCAGCAGCCCGGCTGGTTGATCCCGCCGTTCATGTAGAAGTCCACGTGGCCGCTCATCTCGACCTTGCCCTGGATGAACGCGTTCGTGTGAAAAACGTCGACGAACTCGGCGTCCCCGGCGTCCAGCTTGTGGTCCTTGTCGACGGTGACGAACAACGGCATGGCCGGGTCCAGGCCGGTGATCCTGCTGATGCGATACGGCCGGAGCACGTTCGCGGCGAACGCGGGCACGTGGGCGCCGAGGCTGAAGCCGATCGCGTGGATGTCGGCGGCGCCCGCGTCCTTCAGCCTGGCGATCAGCTGGGCTAGACAGTCGCCCACGTGGGGCACGTTTCTCACGACGATGGGATAGCACGGCGCGTTCGCCAGACGATGCCAGTCCATCGAGATCATGTTGTAGTCGTAACTCTTCAGGTACTCCGTCCGCACGTCGACCAGATACGACAGCTGCATGTCCGAGTCGTAGCCGTGTATCAGGATCTTGGTGGGGTTCGATGGCACGAAATTCGTCTCCGGCAGGTTCGAGTCGGTCTCGTCCACCAGAATTTGCTGGCCCTCCCTCGCGTTTCGCCGGGTGTACAGGAAAAAGGTCACCTCGTCGTCCGGGCACGTCTGATTGGTGTTTACCAAGCACGGCCCGATGAAGTAGTCCTTCGCCGATGTGCCTTGGTCCAGCGTGTTACCGATGACCAGCGGTTGCGGTGTCTGCATGCCCGAGAATTGGCCGACGACGAGCAGCGGCAACAGCAGAACGCGGAAAGCTTTTCGTACGATCGTGACGTCCATCCTGGCTAGTTCGATCGGTCCGCAGAGCCGGTTCGAGGATCGAGGGATTCCGGGATCGACGTTAGGGCCGATTTCGCTCGACTGCCGGCACAAAACTAGCGAGCGGTCCGCGTTCTCCGCAGTGTCCGCAGTGTCCGCGGGACGGCGAACCGTTGGCGTCGGCATTgccgtcggcgtcggcgtcggcgtcggggAAACTTCGTGTTGAATCAGCACGTACTGCCTCGACGAGCTCCGAATCCCTAAAGAGGGGCATGCCACACGCGACTTGTCACTGATTAGGGGTGGGGGAAGGGTAGGGGCAAGCTCTGACGCGCCGACACGTTCGATAAGCGCGCTACCGTTCGATCGCGGCCAGCCTTGGCGAAGGTCGAACCGATGACGACTCGGAGCAGCAGTCGGAACAAGTCGGGGAGCACGTTGCTGCGAATCGATGTCTCGCCACGTGCCTTTATTTGTCCGCGATGATCCGCCGCGATAGAAACGCCGCCGCTGAGAATCCCGCTAGCTGGATCGCCGTGCGGCCGCCGGTCGGGGGACCGATGTTTCTCGAGCGATCGGAAGCGACCGTGAAAGCGGGCATTTTACTTCCGTCGGCGGGCACCGGCTAGAAGGTGAAATTCCCGTAGCCATTCCGTATGCGACTCGATAGCCTCAACTTTCGCGATAAACGGCCACGGAATATTAATCGGGCCCGAAAACACTTTTACGTTCGTTTCAgagaacgcgccgcgccgcgcgcggcCTAATTACGCGACTTCTGTCTAATCGGCGCACCTCCGTGGTCGTTGTTTACGATTCGATCGCGTCCCTTCCGTGTAACGAACTGAATCCAACCAACGGAACAATACACAGTCGGGGATAAAACGATAAGACGACCTATTgattcgacaatttttatttaatatatctcGGTATCGAGGttcgttatacagggtgtcccaggttttaatgtacaaactttgtcagtatattctatggcacaaagtaagagaaaaatgttatgtaaacataggtcatatagagctttattaaccccttaatgcacagtttttttgaaaaaggccggccaataaagatcaattttttttaatgtaaaaaaacaatttagaacgttgtcttggcaagaaaattacaaaaatacaaaaataatcaaaatttgtattgcaattctaattttcagaatattattattattattattgttgttgttattattattattattatattttattttacataatattttagtaaaatatgtattgaaaaatgagcgaatcagaatctgaatatgaatacgctgtcggaaagcggctcacaaggaagagataagtcgtaagtgataagtagaaaaaggatatattttatacttgaataagtaagtgttacagcttacaatcccatgtaaatgataaatatcaataaaacgattgtttttttttgctttcacattgttattttcaattctcgattgcattcgagtgtgaaaaattatagcaacataaagtacaacgccgctcgaattatctcgaggccagtttagcgcgctcgagttaactcgagcgtgcacgttaaggggttaagaagttataacaaaaattcagaataggaatagtaatcaactaaaaaaaaaataaaaaataaaaaaaaatcttcgatcgatgttaatcatgtattgtcaacaacggttatcaatacatttcgaaatgtattaataaacacagcttacataaatacgcggcatgtgctgatctattcaagccaatgctcgcagtaacagcaagttgattactattcctattctgaatttttgttataacttcttaataaagctctatatgacctatgtttacataacatttttttcttactttgtgccacagaatacactaacaaagtttgaacattaaaacctgggacaccctgtatacagaaaGCTAAAAAAATATGTCTTATCGTTTCGATATCGAACGTTGAATATCGATTGTTGATACTCTAGTTTACCCGGATAAAACTTATAAGCGAAAATAGTGTAAGAGAATGTACATGCGATAAATCTCattaactagactgcggatttatgagaaaaatgcgTAGATCGAATCGAAAACGGTGAAcagatttaaagaatttaacgaTACTGTTGTATTATGTTcgactcgttaaaattattgagGAAGGAAATAAATGTTTGCGAAGTTCTTGCATCCTGCAGTCAATCGCGgacaacttttattttacataaggATCCATAATCTGcttattatatttgttatatatgaaatgaaaattgtcaaATTAATAGGATATCTTGTGTTTTTGTTCCTGATGTATTAGGTGTAAAAATGCATTCGGTGGCTTTGATACTAAACGATTTATAATTCTGGTTTGAATGtgaataatgtaaataattataattcgtCATTTTATAATGTTTAAGTGACGACACTTATGGTTACGGAGCATCTGACAAGTACGTAGTCggaacaaatattattagtaattaaATAGATTAGGATCACGGTAAGAAGGAAAGGTGGCCCGATTACGATTACCTCGTCGCAAAATTTCTGCGACGCTAAAAGTTTACTTTGACGAGAGTTTCCATCCTAATGTGACTTATTAATCTGATTTATTTCGATCAAatatatttatgagttatttattcaatttacatgtacggcaaatgttacaataacacttgctaaaaatcagaataaatgtcttattgttacttttataaactaatataaaacagctgtttcttgtgctccgtaaatttaATGTTAACATATACGAAGTTCTAAACATTCGAAGAGGTGCAAAAAACGAATTCATTGCATCGAAATCGACATTACTTTTCAAGATGGGTCAATgtcatcgaaaataatggagACTATTTCGAAGAATAACAGTGGCATGATTACTTTATAAATTAGTACTAAATTTGCTGCTAAAAAGCACCGAATTAATTTTTACACCTGATACATTATGTAACAAAAGTACACGGAATTTCGCGTTTCAACGTCCCGTGTATCGAAACACACAATTTGTTGTATTTACGTAGGCGTCACGGTCTTCAGTTGTGACGCTGAGTTCGATCGCGATCCATCAATCATTGTGTTTACAGTAAGAATACAAAAAAGGTTGACCGTACGGCTGGCGGCTACGCTTGTTCAATGTTTGTGTCAGTCGAATTGTAAACAGATTAGCACTAAGCGTAGCCGGTAGACGTACAGTTGAAGCAGAATgttttagtataatataaatatagataatataatatagataatataatataatataaatatatagataaatataaatatagatcttataaatataaatttggaTAAAAATATCAATTATAGATCATAAAATATAGATCTCTTGGACAGTCTTCGTTTACAACAGCTGTTCGTGTCAATCGACTTCCAAGTGTGTTCTGcgatttttacaatggaaaAGGCTGACGAGCGAAGAATTTGTCTCAATGTCTGCATTTGTATTTCTAACGTCGATCTCACATCATAACTGGTGTGATGCGACATGGGTTCACGAGTGCGACATGCGAACAAGTCAACGATCTACGGAATATCGCTCAAAAGTCAAGTTCAAttgttttctttaattttggTGGTGTTATTCATTCGAAATTCCTTCTGAATGGACACGTGgttaacaaaaaatattatttgagTGTTACgaataaactgcggatttcgTGCGTTCATGAGAAAACTAAGTAGAGCAAATGTAAAATAGAGAAACCATTTAAAGAATGTAGAAttactattgtattattttcgatTCGTTAAAATCGTTCGGAAAAGAAACATGTATGTAtactgggtgtcccaaaaatgtctcgtaatccagaAATGGAGGGTCCCTGAGgccatttaaagtaactttttccttagcgaaaatgcaatccgcggcttcgtttacgagttattaacgaaaaacagtgaccaatgagaggcgagatcagctggcgcgtgacggccaagccaatgagcggaactgggcatcGTGCGTTCGTTGGCTGGACCGTTTTTAttagacaatggctaaaaaatcattgaaacgaaaaaaagaattaaaaaataatatttttttaatgaatCATGTGGCTTGTATACGTGCTGAAAGTTTCATTGAAATTGCTTTACACATTATCGAGCTACAGCGACTAAAAATATGTCAAAATTACCTGTTTTTCGTTGAAATCCGTAAAGAACTGCGATTTTCACGATATTTAATCGTTCGTAATTTATAACAACATCAagcaatttcgatgaaattttcagtatgcatacAAATTACCGAGATCAACGAAACTCATTTTGCAAATTTTCGTCGGATCAAAAAACTTGGAAAAACATAACCTTTTAGTCCCCATTTTCAATCGAATCGatcgtaatattttttaaaacaattttttaaccgtTGTCTAATAAACCGATACCTCTACTATCTCCCCCGAGAAATTTAAATCTTTC
It encodes the following:
- the LOC117221774 gene encoding uncharacterized protein LOC117221774 isoform X1, whose translation is MSVMSRGSPWCLAAPGPNKFPKLLLIVAAVLVGFQPPGVVGEKSKKYEMRNICKSNYKYDVYMKIDGAVLLSQNDKDLDCIITFQTHSILQRFMLRFDQLQLDCNDHLYIYDGAHAVSNYKADFSCKNTEQTVGAIYTRTNFVTLKYVTDSWGTKANGFRLVITAVKDPKHTCKDFRCTEKEFCIDRDLLCDGVNHCGDGSDEAISTLCANSETSTILGLHLIWFVTGLVFVILSIAGLVTATILCFCRQHVPTPRHPHNAHNAQTHPPVSFPWIRSSSRQYVLIQHEVSPTPTPTPTAMPTPTVRRPADTADTAENADRSLVLCRQSSEIGPNVDPGIPRSSNRLCGPIELARMDVTIVRKAFRVLLLPLLVVGQFSGMQTPQPLVIGNTLDQGTSAKDYFIGPCLVNTNQTCPDDEVTFFLYTRRNAREGQQILVDETDSNLPETNFVPSNPTKILIHGYDSDMQLSYLVDVRTEYLKSYDYNMISMDWHRLANAPCYPIVVRNVPHVGDCLAQLIARLKDAGAADIHAIGFSLGAHVPAFAANVLRPYRISRITGLDPAMPLFVTVDKDHKLDAGDAEFVDVFHTNAFIQGKVEMSGHVDFYMNGGINQPGCWEIGRPFECDHHRSVMYFAESINSKPGFWGWHCGGFVAYLLGMCPPRYPAILAGDRVERTRRGFVLVRTNSHSPYALGNFSVNQLDMYT
- the LOC117221774 gene encoding uncharacterized protein LOC117221774 isoform X2 — translated: MCFAAKAFLSAFLLLALTLCHAKNDNYEMRNICKSNYKYDVYMKIDGAVLLSQNDKDLDCIITFQTHSILQRFMLRFDQLQLDCNDHLYIYDGAHAVSNYKADFSCKNTEQTVGAIYTRTNFVTLKYVTDSWGTKANGFRLVITAVKDPKHTCKDFRCTEKEFCIDRDLLCDGVNHCGDGSDEAISTLCANSETSTILGLHLIWFVTGLVFVILSIAGLVTATILCFCRQHVPTPRHPHNAHNAQTHPPVSFPWIRSSSRQYVLIQHEVSPTPTPTPTAMPTPTVRRPADTADTAENADRSLVLCRQSSEIGPNVDPGIPRSSNRLCGPIELARMDVTIVRKAFRVLLLPLLVVGQFSGMQTPQPLVIGNTLDQGTSAKDYFIGPCLVNTNQTCPDDEVTFFLYTRRNAREGQQILVDETDSNLPETNFVPSNPTKILIHGYDSDMQLSYLVDVRTEYLKSYDYNMISMDWHRLANAPCYPIVVRNVPHVGDCLAQLIARLKDAGAADIHAIGFSLGAHVPAFAANVLRPYRISRITGLDPAMPLFVTVDKDHKLDAGDAEFVDVFHTNAFIQGKVEMSGHVDFYMNGGINQPGCWEIGRPFECDHHRSVMYFAESINSKPGFWGWHCGGFVAYLLGMCPPRYPAILAGDRVERTRRGFVLVRTNSHSPYALGNFSVNQLDMYT